A single Anopheles arabiensis isolate DONGOLA chromosome X, AaraD3, whole genome shotgun sequence DNA region contains:
- the LOC120905967 gene encoding xenotropic and polytropic retrovirus receptor 1-like — protein MKFAEHLSAHITPEWRKQYINYEEMKAMLYTANEEAPALDSVEEDVRKRHFANFDENFYHYCDQELKKINTFYSEKLAEATRKYAALNTQLRTTLEGQQKSKSKGHSHKPINLPYRKAQELKLAFSEFYLSLILLQNYQNLNHTGFRKILKKHDKILASDNGARYQKEHVEMSHFFINKDIDKLINDTETTVTTQLEGGDRQRAMKRLRVPPLGEQQSPWTTFKVGLFSGSFVVLFVAVILSAVFHDSATGENLKIAFRLYRGPLLLIEFIFLIGVNIYGWRSSGVNHVLIFELDPRNHLSEQHLMEMAAIFGVVWTLSLLSFLYSTSLSIPPYINPLLMTVIMIAFLINPLRVFRYEARFWLLKTIGRMIAAPFFHVGFADFWLADQLNSLVTALLDFQFLTCFYVTNGNWLEAGNTRQCMEESYILRPIVNCLPAWFRFAQCLRRYRDSREAFPHLVNAGKYATTFCVVIFATLRSANASKYEDSSENVFLWLWLISSVVSSCYAYTWDIKMDWGLFDKNAGENRFLREEIVYSMPFFYYFAIIEDLLLRFVWILSYALTENKLISGDLMTSILAPLEVFRRFVWNFFRLENEHLNNCGKFRAVRDISIAPIDSNDQVIILKMMDEEDGVINRYTKHNRPKPKKMKDDRRALLPAFKTTHEVIPPDATNVKQA, from the exons ATGAAGTTCGCCGAGCATCTTTCCGCACACATTACTCCAGAATGGCGCAAACAATACATCAACTACGAG GAAATGAAAGCGATGCTTTATACGGCAAACGAAGAAGCGCCCGCCCTGGACAGTGTGGAGGAGGACGTTAGGAAACGGCACTTTGCAAACTTTGACGAAAACTTTTACCACTACTGCGACCAGGAGCTGAAAAAGATAAACACCTTTTACTCGGAAAAGCTGGCGGAAGCGACGCGCAAATATGCCGCGCTTAATACACAGCTACGAACCACGCTGGAGGGCCAGCAGAAGAGCAAAAGCAAGGGCCACAGTCATAAGCCGATCAACTTGCCGTACCGGAAGGCACAGGAGCTGAAACTCGCCTTCAGCGAGTTCTATCTCAGCCTGATTCTGTTGCAGAACTATCAGAACCTGAACCACACCGGTTTCCGCAAGATACTGAAAAAGCACGACAAAATATTGGCCTCCGACAATGGTGCCAGGTATCAGAAGGAGCACGTGGAAATGAGCCACTTCTTCATCAACAAGGATATCGACAAGTTGATCAACGATACCGAGACGACGGTAACAACCCAGCTGGAGGGTGGTGATCGGCAGCGGGCTATGAAGCGGCTGCGTGTGCCACCGCTGGGAGAGCAGCAAAGTCCCTGGACCACGTTTAAGGTGGGCTTGTTCAGTGGCAGCTTTGTGGTGCTGTTCGTTGCGGTGATCTTGTCGGCAGTTTTCCATGACAGTGCCACCGGGGAGAATCTCAAGATCGCCTTTCGGCTGTACCGTGgtccgctgctgctgattgAGTTCATCTTCCTGATCGGCGTTAACATTTACGGCTGGCGTTCGTCCGGTGTGAACCACGTGCTCATCTTCGAGCTGGACCCGCGCAACCATCTGTCCGAGCAGCACCTGATGGAGATGGCCGCCATCTTTGGCGTCGTGTGGACGCTGAGCCTTTTGAGCTTCCTGTACAGCACCAGCCTGAGCATACCGCCGTACATTAACCCGCTGCTAATGACTGTGATCATGATCGCGTTCCTAATCAATCCGTTGCGCGTGTTTCGGTACGAGGCACGCTTCTGGCTGCTGAAAACGATTGGCCGCATGATAGCGGCACCGTTCTTTCACGTCGGTTTCGCCGATTTCTGGCTGGCTGATCAGCTCAATAGTCTCGTAACGGCGCTGCtggattttcaatttcttacCTGCTTCTACGTTACGAATGGAAATTGGCTCGAGGCCGGCA aTACTCGTCAATGTATGGAGGAAAGTTACATACTTCGTCCAATAGTAAATTGCCTTCCTGCATGGTTTCGGTTTGCACAGTGCTTGCGCCGATATCGTGATTCACGCGAAGCCTTCCCGCATTTGGTAAACGCTGGTAAATACGCGACCACCTTCTGTGTTGTCATATTTGCAACGTTACGATCCGCGAATGCTT CCAAATATGAAGACTCCTCAGAAAACGTGTTCCTCTGGCTATGGTTGATTAGCTCCGTCGTCTCATCGTGCTACGCCTATACATGGGATATCAAGATGGATTGGGGATTGTTCGACAAGAACGCCGGAGAGAACAGATTCCTCCGGGAGGAGATTGTTTATTCCATGCCA tttttctaCTATTTTGCAATCATAGAAGATCTGCTGTTGCGATTTGTGTGGATACTGTCATACGCACTTACGGAAAACAAGCTAATCAGTGGTGATCTGATGACGTCTATCTTGGCACCACTGGAAGTGTTTCGCCGTTTCGTGTGGAACTTCTTCCGACTTGAAAACGAGCATCTTAATAATTGTGGTAAATTCCGTGCCGTGCGAGACATTTCCATCGCTCCAATAGATTCCAATGATCAAGTCATCATACTCAAAATGATGGATGAAGAAGATGGTGTCATTAATCG atATACCAAGCATAACCGACCAAAGCCTAAAAAGATGAAAGATGACCGTAGAGCTTTGTTGCCGGCTTTTAAGACTACACATGAAGTCATCCCACCCGATGCGACGAACGTTAAACAAGCTTAG
- the LOC120905968 gene encoding 39S ribosomal protein L38, mitochondrial: MAFFMHRSCEYLLVRPNVLQTFCVRGGHQLRGKPPGVAKTLVQRLQGEKVLDPEITRPVNIGFPHIKPARSVQLSERLQHLKAQRNNAELERLSRERKLEIDLEQVRADWVKTSGPFHIKRIAEHYGVFEHLFGAAYFVPRVALDIQYQAGELLHPVKYGNILKPSETQSAPQVQFDGNFNFTEQPASEEQQSWWSLLLTNPDGHFEDSEKEYCHWFVGNIPNGDVTSGEELVPYLQPFPAKGTGYQRHIFVLYKQTSRLDFSQYRITDAFDLPARTFRTLDFYRQHQDSITPAGLAFFQSDWDTSLPDFYREKLKLQHPVFEYDFPAPYIREQEWFPLRKPFNLYMDKYRDPAQIRKEYLARKLAKTHPFDGPEPPLRYPNAHAINDVPSWLRTEMKKDRLGWGRINDI, translated from the exons ATGGCCTTCTTTATGCATCGTTCCTGTGAATATTTACTAGTTAGGCCGAACGTGCTACAAACATTTTGCGTTCGAGGTGGCCATCAGCTGCGCGGTAAGCCGCCGGGCGTTGCCAAAACGCTTGTGCAGCGATTGCAAG GTGAGAAAGTATTAGATCCGGAAATTACCCGGCCCGTTAACATCGGATTTCCCCACATTAAACCGGCCCGATCGGTTCAATTGTCCGAGCGTCTGCAACACCTCAAAGCCCAAAGAAACAATGCTGAGCTAGAGCGGCTGTCGCGAGAAAGGAAGT tggAAATCGACCTCGAGCAAGTGCGTGCAGATTGGGTGAAAACGAGCGGTCCCTTCCACATCAAGCGAATTGCCGAACATtacggtgtgttcgagcatctGTTCGGAGCGGCTTATTTTGTGCCGCGCGTTGCTTTGGACATCCAATACCAGGCGGGCGAATTGCTTCATCCCGTGAAGTATGGAAATATTCTGAAGCCGAGCGAAACACAGTCTGCCCCGCAGGTGCAGTTCGATGGAAACTTTAACTTTACTGAGCAGCCGGCCAGTGAGGAACAGCAAAGCTGGTGGTCTTTGCTGCTGACCAACCCGGATGGACATTTTGAGGATAGTGAAAAGGAATATTGCCACTGGTTTGT AGGAAACATTCCCAACGGAGACGTTACGAGTGGGGAAGAGCTGGTTCCTTATCTGCAGCCGTTCCCTGCTAAGGGCACCGGGTACCAGCGACACATTTTTGTGTTGTACAAGCAGACAAGCCGTCTAGATTTCTCGCAGTACCGGATAACAGACGCATTTGACTTACCAGCGCGCACATTCCGCACGCTTGATTTCTACCGCCAGCATCAAGACAGCATCACGCCCGCCGGTCTAGCGTTTTTCCAATCCGATTGGGATACCAGCCTGCCTGACTTTTACAGAGAAAAGTTAAAGCTGCAACATCCCGTGTTCGAATACGATTTTCCAGCACCGTACATCCGCGAACAAGAATGGTTTCCACTGCGCAAGCCGTTCAACCTGTACATGGACAAGTATCGTGATCCGGCCCAAATCCGAAAAGAGTATCTTGCACGAAAGCTCGCCAAAACGCATCCATTTGATGGGCCTGAACCTCCGCTGCGTTATCCGAACGCTCATGCGATAAACGATGTACCGTCCTGGTTGCGCACGGAAATGAAAAAGGACCGTCTGGGATGGGGTAGGATAAACGatatttga